A single genomic interval of Spirosoma linguale DSM 74 harbors:
- a CDS encoding K+-transporting ATPase, B subunit (TIGRFAM: K+-transporting ATPase, B subunit; ATPase, P-type (transporting), HAD superfamily, subfamily IC~PFAM: E1-E2 ATPase-associated domain protein; Haloacid dehalogenase domain protein hydrolase~KEGG: potassium-transporting atpase b chain (potassium- translocating atpase b chain)) translates to MSTQKSSPAGRGTALFQRELVSTAIRESFLKLNPAILSKNPVMFTVEIGTVVMVLVTAYIAITGDTSQGSLGYNVSITLILLLTILFANFAEAIAEARGKAQAESLRKTRQETPAKVIRRGGPPSVGNIYTDEVQIISSAQLVKGDVFLCEPGDIIPSDGEIIEGLATIDESAITGESAPVIREAGGDKSSVTGGTKVLSDRIKVQVTTQPGESFLDKMIALVEGATRQKTPNEIALTILLAGFTLIFIIVCVALKPFADYANTPITIAALISLFVCLIPTTIGGLLSAIGIAGMDRALRANVIAKSGRAVETAGDIDTLLLDKTGTITIGNRKATNFYPAPGVSEADMVRASALSSLADETPEGKSIVELAKKMNNVQWSMTNDQFHFQIGDSQSTLHYPLSIIHFVKFTAETRSSGIDMPAGVNGSPVRIRKGATDSIRNIVTKAGNLFPIETENQAKEIAGNGGTPLVVIENEQVRGVVELQDIIKPGISERFDRLRKMGVKTVMVTGDNPLTARFIAEKAGVDDYIAEAKPEDKMNYIRHEQTGGKLVAMMGDGTNDAPALAQADVGVAMNSGTQAAKEAGNMVDLDNDPTKLIEVVEIGKQLLITRGTLTTFSIANDVAKYFAIVPALFVVSIPALQAINIMRLHSAESAILSAVIFNAIIIPMLIPLALRGVEYKPIGASALLRRNLFIYGLGGIVAPFIGIKLIDLVVGLFV, encoded by the coding sequence ATGTCAACCCAAAAATCATCCCCGGCCGGACGCGGCACCGCCCTATTCCAGCGCGAGCTTGTGAGCACGGCTATTCGGGAGTCATTTCTCAAACTTAACCCGGCTATTCTGAGTAAGAATCCGGTCATGTTCACCGTCGAAATTGGTACTGTTGTGATGGTGCTGGTTACGGCCTACATCGCCATTACGGGCGATACAAGCCAAGGGTCTCTGGGCTATAATGTGTCCATTACGCTGATCCTATTGCTGACGATTTTGTTCGCTAACTTCGCCGAGGCCATTGCCGAAGCGAGGGGAAAAGCCCAGGCCGAATCGCTCCGTAAAACGCGTCAGGAAACACCCGCTAAAGTGATTCGGCGGGGCGGCCCTCCGTCAGTTGGAAATATATACACCGACGAAGTGCAGATTATTTCCTCCGCTCAACTCGTGAAAGGCGATGTGTTTCTCTGCGAACCGGGCGATATTATTCCGTCGGATGGCGAAATCATCGAAGGACTGGCAACCATCGACGAGTCGGCCATAACGGGCGAATCGGCCCCGGTAATCCGGGAAGCGGGTGGCGATAAATCATCCGTGACGGGGGGCACGAAAGTGCTGTCGGACCGGATAAAAGTGCAGGTGACTACGCAGCCGGGGGAGTCGTTTCTGGATAAAATGATCGCGCTGGTTGAAGGGGCTACGCGGCAGAAAACACCCAACGAAATCGCTCTGACGATTCTGCTGGCCGGTTTTACTTTGATCTTTATTATCGTCTGCGTGGCCCTGAAACCCTTCGCCGATTACGCCAATACGCCCATTACCATAGCCGCCCTGATCTCGCTGTTCGTATGCCTGATTCCAACCACCATTGGCGGACTCTTATCGGCCATTGGTATTGCGGGGATGGACCGGGCACTACGGGCCAATGTCATTGCTAAATCGGGCCGGGCGGTTGAAACGGCGGGCGACATCGACACGCTGCTGCTTGATAAAACGGGAACAATCACCATCGGCAACCGCAAAGCCACGAATTTTTACCCCGCACCGGGTGTCTCGGAAGCCGATATGGTGCGGGCGTCGGCGCTGAGTTCACTGGCCGACGAAACCCCCGAAGGAAAGTCTATAGTGGAACTGGCGAAAAAAATGAATAATGTACAATGGTCAATGACCAATGATCAATTTCATTTTCAAATAGGGGATAGCCAGAGCACGCTTCATTATCCATTGTCAATTATTCATTTTGTAAAGTTCACGGCCGAAACGCGTTCGTCGGGAATCGATATGCCTGCCGGAGTGAATGGTTCGCCGGTGCGGATTCGGAAAGGCGCGACGGATTCCATTCGGAACATCGTGACGAAAGCGGGTAATCTGTTCCCAATCGAAACGGAAAACCAGGCAAAGGAAATTGCGGGCAACGGCGGCACACCACTCGTTGTCATCGAAAACGAACAGGTACGGGGCGTTGTCGAATTGCAGGATATTATCAAACCCGGCATTTCGGAACGCTTCGACCGGCTGCGAAAAATGGGCGTAAAAACCGTGATGGTGACGGGAGATAACCCATTGACTGCCAGGTTTATCGCCGAAAAAGCGGGAGTCGATGATTACATCGCCGAAGCCAAACCGGAAGATAAGATGAACTACATCCGCCATGAGCAAACGGGCGGTAAACTGGTAGCTATGATGGGCGACGGCACCAACGACGCTCCCGCGCTGGCCCAGGCTGATGTAGGTGTGGCGATGAACTCCGGCACCCAGGCCGCCAAAGAAGCCGGGAATATGGTCGACCTCGACAACGACCCCACCAAGCTGATTGAGGTGGTTGAAATAGGGAAGCAGTTGCTCATTACACGCGGCACACTCACGACCTTTTCGATTGCCAACGACGTGGCCAAGTATTTCGCCATTGTGCCTGCCCTGTTCGTGGTGTCGATCCCGGCCTTGCAGGCTATTAACATCATGCGACTGCACAGCGCCGAGTCGGCGATTCTGTCGGCGGTGATTTTCAACGCAATCATCATTCCGATGCTCATTCCGTTAGCCCTGCGCGGGGTCGAGTACAAACCCATTGGCGCATCGGCCCTGCTCCGCCGTAACCTGTTCATCTACGGTCTGGGTGGGATTGTAGCCCCGTTCATCGGAATTAAATTGATTGATTTGGTAGTTGGGTTGTTCGTGTAG
- a CDS encoding potassium-transporting ATPase, A subunit (KEGG: pla:Plav_1014 potassium-transporting ATPase, A subunit~TIGRFAM: potassium-transporting ATPase, A subunit~PFAM: K transporting ATPase A subunit) → MSTELIGVIVMYGLTVLLAIPLGKYIANVFRPESANGPLERFIYRVGGIDPTREMSWKENLTALLTINAVWLAFSFTLLLLQGMLPLNPDGNPSMTPDLAFNTAISFMVNCDLQHYSGESGLTYLTQLFVINFLMFVSAATGIASLLLIVRSFLPKVVDTVGNFYVFFVKAITRILLPLSFVVSLILAFNGTPASFDGKDSIVTMQGDTVGVSRGPAAGMIAIKHIGTNGGGWFGVNSAHPLENPNYLTNMVEMVAQVLIPIAMLFALGFLINRRRFTWVVYGVMTLGMLCLLIPTLVTEVHGNPAIAQLGVSQPTGAMEGKEVRFGPLASAYWSIVTTIISTGSVNSMHDSSMALSGTMELLGMMTNAFYGGCGVGFLNYYYYLIIAVFISGLMVGRTPELFGRKVEAREIKIASIVALLSTLLVKGGTALAVWFFVKYPDAAAGVASDWAVKPSAWLNNPGNHGFSELLYEFTSANANNGSGFEGLGDNNFFWNYATGIVLILGRFIPIIGPVAIAGLLAQKKYVPESAGTLPTDTGTFGLMTFAVILIITALSFFPALALGPLAEYFSLK, encoded by the coding sequence ATGTCAACGGAATTAATCGGCGTTATCGTCATGTATGGGCTGACCGTCCTGCTGGCTATACCGCTGGGCAAGTACATTGCCAACGTCTTTAGACCAGAATCGGCCAATGGCCCGCTGGAACGGTTCATCTATCGCGTTGGCGGTATCGACCCCACCCGCGAGATGAGCTGGAAAGAAAATCTCACCGCTCTGCTCACTATCAACGCGGTCTGGCTGGCGTTCTCCTTTACCCTGCTGCTGTTGCAGGGCATGCTACCGCTTAACCCCGACGGCAACCCGTCCATGACACCCGATCTGGCGTTCAATACCGCCATCAGTTTCATGGTCAACTGCGATTTGCAACACTATTCGGGCGAGTCGGGCCTGACGTATCTGACGCAGTTATTCGTCATCAACTTCCTGATGTTCGTTTCGGCGGCCACGGGTATTGCGTCGCTGCTGCTGATCGTCCGGTCGTTTCTACCAAAGGTTGTCGATACGGTGGGTAATTTCTATGTGTTCTTCGTGAAGGCGATTACCCGGATTCTATTGCCCCTTTCGTTCGTCGTATCTCTGATACTGGCCTTTAACGGCACTCCGGCCAGTTTCGATGGGAAAGACAGTATCGTAACGATGCAGGGCGATACGGTCGGGGTTTCGCGCGGACCGGCGGCTGGTATGATTGCCATCAAACACATCGGTACCAACGGGGGCGGCTGGTTCGGTGTCAACTCGGCGCACCCGCTGGAGAACCCTAACTATCTTACCAATATGGTCGAGATGGTGGCGCAGGTGCTGATTCCTATAGCCATGCTGTTTGCGCTGGGCTTTCTGATCAACCGTCGGCGGTTTACGTGGGTGGTGTATGGCGTTATGACCCTCGGTATGCTCTGTCTGCTCATCCCGACGCTGGTTACAGAAGTCCACGGCAACCCGGCCATTGCGCAACTGGGCGTGAGCCAGCCAACCGGCGCGATGGAAGGCAAAGAGGTTCGGTTTGGGCCACTGGCGTCGGCTTACTGGAGCATTGTCACGACTATTATTTCGACGGGTTCGGTCAACTCCATGCACGATTCGTCGATGGCGCTCTCGGGTACGATGGAACTGTTGGGCATGATGACCAACGCCTTCTACGGCGGTTGCGGTGTTGGCTTCCTGAACTACTATTATTACCTGATTATCGCGGTCTTCATATCGGGCCTTATGGTGGGCCGGACGCCGGAGTTATTCGGGCGAAAGGTGGAAGCGCGGGAGATCAAGATTGCTTCGATTGTGGCTTTGCTGAGTACGTTGCTGGTCAAGGGCGGTACGGCGCTGGCGGTTTGGTTCTTCGTAAAATACCCGGATGCTGCCGCCGGGGTCGCGTCCGACTGGGCTGTGAAACCCTCGGCCTGGCTTAACAACCCCGGCAATCATGGTTTCTCGGAGCTATTGTACGAATTCACGTCGGCCAACGCCAACAACGGATCGGGCTTTGAAGGATTGGGCGACAACAATTTTTTCTGGAACTACGCTACAGGTATTGTCCTGATTCTGGGGCGGTTCATCCCGATCATCGGTCCGGTGGCCATTGCGGGTTTGCTGGCCCAGAAGAAGTACGTGCCGGAATCGGCGGGGACACTGCCCACGGACACGGGCACCTTCGGACTAATGACCTTCGCCGTGATCTTAATCATCACAGCCCTGTCGTTTTTCCCCGCGCTGGCCCTCGGTCCACTGGCGGAGTACTTCAGTCTGAAGTAA
- a CDS encoding potassium-transporting ATPase, C subunit (KEGG: pna:Pnap_3602 potassium-transporting ATPase, C subunit~TIGRFAM: potassium-transporting ATPase, C subunit~PFAM: K transporting ATPase KdpC subunit) — translation MKNHISPAIRLTLVLLVILAIIYPLVIAGVARLAPGQGKGETITVNGKVVGYALVGQKFTADRYFNSRPSAVEYKADGSGGSNKGPSNPDYLKTVQTRIDTFLVHNPGVNKADIPAELVTASGSGLDPDLSPAAAKLQIARIASVRNIPAEQLNQLVNEHTKGPLLGLLGPSTVNVLRLNVALDELAPGHRDFMPQRHTESH, via the coding sequence ATGAAAAATCATATCTCACCAGCTATTCGGCTTACGCTTGTTCTGCTGGTTATTCTGGCCATCATTTATCCATTGGTTATTGCCGGGGTGGCCAGACTGGCACCGGGTCAGGGAAAAGGCGAAACCATTACTGTCAACGGCAAGGTCGTTGGCTATGCGCTGGTTGGGCAAAAGTTTACTGCAGATCGGTATTTCAACAGCCGTCCGTCAGCCGTCGAGTACAAGGCTGATGGGTCGGGCGGCTCGAACAAAGGGCCGTCTAATCCTGATTATCTGAAAACGGTTCAGACACGAATCGACACGTTTCTGGTGCATAATCCGGGCGTGAACAAAGCTGATATTCCAGCCGAACTGGTGACTGCATCAGGTTCCGGGTTAGACCCCGACTTGTCGCCCGCAGCGGCTAAACTACAGATAGCCCGAATTGCCAGCGTTCGGAACATCCCTGCCGAACAACTAAATCAATTGGTTAATGAACACACCAAAGGACCCTTGCTGGGCTTGCTTGGCCCCTCAACGGTTAATGTCCTGAGACTAAACGTGGCGCTGGATGAATTGGCACCAGGCCATAGAGATTTTATGCCACAGAGACACACGGAGAGCCACTGA
- a CDS encoding conserved hypothetical protein (KEGG: nmu:Nmul_A2087 hypothetical protein), with translation MKNKVSIFLAIVWLACMLPALAQTTADSTASVPSATQAGITFTGYVEAYYTHDFTAPKTSQERPEFLYNHKRNREVNVNLALLKGAYTSERVRANLAVQVGTYAQYNYAAEQPLLRNVFEANAGVKLSRTKDLWLDAGIFTSHIGFESAISKDCWTLTRSILAENSPYYLSGAKLTYTTGNGKWTLLGSVLNGWQRIAKLSGYSGPSLSTQIQYKPSANLTLNWSTFIGSDRPDSLKQPRFFNNFYAIINPNRKVSAILGFDIGTDQKPVGTGSYVWYSPVAIVRYSVSDAVKVAGRVEYYDDKNGVIIATGTPNGFKTWGYSLNVDYVILPNALFRIEGKVYDSRDAIFESKVGLSKTNTSLTTSLAVSF, from the coding sequence ATGAAAAACAAGGTATCCATTTTCCTTGCCATTGTCTGGTTGGCGTGTATGCTGCCTGCTCTGGCGCAAACGACGGCTGATTCTACCGCTAGTGTACCGTCAGCGACGCAAGCAGGAATCACCTTTACCGGCTATGTCGAAGCGTATTATACTCATGATTTTACGGCGCCAAAAACGAGTCAGGAGCGGCCGGAATTTCTGTACAACCACAAGCGAAACCGGGAAGTAAACGTCAATCTGGCGTTGCTGAAAGGGGCGTACACCAGCGAGCGCGTCCGCGCCAATCTGGCGGTTCAGGTGGGCACGTATGCGCAATACAACTATGCCGCCGAGCAGCCTCTACTCCGGAATGTCTTTGAAGCCAATGCGGGCGTGAAGCTGAGCAGAACAAAAGACCTGTGGCTCGATGCCGGTATTTTTACGTCGCACATCGGCTTTGAAAGTGCCATCTCTAAAGACTGCTGGACGTTGACACGGAGCATACTGGCCGAAAATTCGCCCTATTACCTGTCAGGGGCCAAACTGACCTATACTACCGGCAATGGCAAATGGACGCTGCTGGGTTCGGTGCTGAATGGCTGGCAGCGGATTGCCAAACTATCGGGTTATTCGGGGCCATCGCTCAGCACTCAGATACAGTATAAACCGAGTGCCAACTTGACGCTGAACTGGAGTACGTTCATCGGCAGCGACCGCCCCGATTCGTTAAAGCAGCCCCGTTTTTTCAATAACTTCTATGCTATCATCAACCCGAACCGGAAAGTCAGTGCCATTCTCGGCTTCGATATTGGAACCGACCAGAAGCCGGTTGGAACGGGCAGTTATGTCTGGTATTCCCCGGTAGCCATTGTCCGATACTCGGTAAGCGATGCTGTAAAAGTGGCCGGACGAGTTGAATATTATGATGATAAGAACGGCGTCATCATCGCTACCGGAACCCCCAACGGATTCAAAACCTGGGGCTATTCGCTCAACGTCGATTACGTCATCCTGCCCAATGCGTTGTTTCGGATTGAAGGAAAAGTCTATGACAGCCGGGATGCCATCTTCGAATCGAAAGTAGGTTTGAGTAAGACAAATACGTCGCTGACAACGAGTCTGGCGGTGAGTTTTTAA